In the Cellvibrio sp. KY-GH-1 genome, CTCGATAATCAAACCCACATCACGCGCGCCGCGCACTGCGCCAGGCTTGCTTAAACGCAAACGCAGCCAGGGCACATCAAATTCGGTACGAATAATTTGCGCAATTTCTTCGGCAAGCGTTTCCACCAACAGCGCATTGCGATCTTCTACATAGGCAATCAAGCGCTTGGAAACCGCTTTGTAATTGAGCGCAAATTGAATATCGTCAGTCGCCGCCGCTTTACAAATGTCGCTGGCCATTTCCAAATCGATACTGACCGTTTGGCGCACTTCGCGCTCCCAGTCGTAAATTCCAATAATCGTGTCGATACGTAAATCGCGGATGTAAACAATATCCATAATCAGCGTCTGCTAAAATTGAAATGAGAATCAAAGTTGTGAAAGAGAATCGAGCGGCCAACGCGCCTTGACATTAATCGCCAATTCTTCATGTTGACCTGCCAATAAGCGTTGGCAACCGGCGTAGGCAATCATGGCGCCATTGTCGGTGCAAAACTCGTGACGCGCATAAAATACTTTTGCGCCGATTTTAGCCAACTCGATATCCAGATCAGCGCGCAACTTTTTG is a window encoding:
- the folB gene encoding dihydroneopterin aldolase, with amino-acid sequence MDIVYIRDLRIDTIIGIYDWEREVRQTVSIDLEMASDICKAAATDDIQFALNYKAVSKRLIAYVEDRNALLVETLAEEIAQIIRTEFDVPWLRLRLSKPGAVRGARDVGLIIERGARPEGLPL